A window of Blastomonas sp. SL216 contains these coding sequences:
- a CDS encoding response regulator, which produces MLFSRFTRSIETILIVEDEPLIAFDNELRVVDAGYRVAATVDTEAEAIAVLEREPIHLVLADVNLSRGGSGVEVARVASERDIPVLFATGTCPGHAKQYAIGCLIKPYSAAELVKAIHAVDLLIRGKTPKAMPKPLNLYPAA; this is translated from the coding sequence ATGCTGTTTTCGCGGTTCACCCGTTCGATCGAAACCATCCTGATCGTCGAGGACGAGCCGTTGATCGCCTTTGACAATGAACTGCGCGTGGTCGATGCGGGCTATCGCGTCGCCGCGACGGTCGATACCGAGGCGGAAGCGATCGCGGTGCTGGAGCGCGAACCGATCCATCTCGTGCTGGCCGACGTCAACCTCTCGCGCGGCGGCAGCGGGGTGGAAGTGGCTCGGGTCGCCAGCGAACGCGACATTCCGGTGCTGTTCGCGACGGGAACCTGTCCCGGCCATGCCAAGCAATATGCCATCGGCTGCCTGATCAAGCCGTATAGCGCGGCAGAACTGGTCAAGGCGATCCATGCGGTCGATCTGCTGATCCGCGGCAAGACGCCCAAGGCGATGCCCAAGCCGCTCAACCTCTATCCGGCGGCGTAA